A region from the Aegilops tauschii subsp. strangulata cultivar AL8/78 chromosome 5, Aet v6.0, whole genome shotgun sequence genome encodes:
- the LOC109758009 gene encoding uncharacterized protein, translated as MAREMEKARKATSPKSSSTSPGPKSPARSGGSPPHKKNVTEARPKNEQQNFRKGGQDSATHDESKRRSPTSQTSPKRSTKHEQPLSYCRLHTEERAIRRAGYNYQIASKINTEEIIRRFEDKLSQVMEEREIKMMRKEMVPKAQLMPAFDKPFHPQRSRRPLTVPKEPSFLRLKCCIGGEFHRHFCYNSGGGAKAVN; from the exons ATGGCTAGAGAGATGGAGAAGGCAAGGAAGGCCACCTCCCCTAAG AGCTCATCAACTAGTCCAGGCCCGAAAAGCCCAGCAAGGAGTGGAGGGTCCCCTCCTCATAAAAAGAACGTCACCGAG GCACGACCAAAAAATGAGCAGCAAAACTTCCGTAAAGGCGGTCAAGACTCGGCAACTCATGATGAGAGCAAACGACGTTCACCAACTTCACAAACCTCACCCAAG AGATCGACAAAACACGAGCAGCCGCTGAGCTACTGCAGGCTTCACACCGAGGAGCGGGCCATAAGGCGAGCTGGCTACAATTACCAG ATTGCAAGCAAGATAAATACCGAGGAAATTATTCGGAGATTTGAGGACAAGTTATCACAG GTGATGGAGGAGCGCGAAATCAAGATGATGAGGAAGGAGATGGTTCCAAAGGCCCAACTTATGCCAGCATTTGACAAGCCATTCCATCCACAAAG GTCGAGGAGGCCCCTCACCGTCCCCAAGGAGCCGAGCTTCCTGAGGCTCAAGTGCTGCATCGGCGGCGAGTTCCACCGCCACTTCTGCTACAACTCCGGCGGCGGCGCCAAGGCCGTCAACTGA